Genomic DNA from Streptomyces diastaticus subsp. diastaticus:
CCGAGGAGCTGGGCGACGGCAACGCCGTGCTGTACAAGGCCCGGGCAGGCAGCAGTTTCACCTACCAGGGCGACGACCCGTCGGCGTACGAGAGTTCCTTCAAGCAGCTCAACAAGAAGGGCAGTCAGGACCTCGAGCCGGTCATGAAGCTCATCAAGTGGGTCGAGAACGCCTCCGACGAGGAGTTCGCCCGCGACCTCGACCAGTACGTCGACGTCGAGTCGCTCGCCGCCTACGTGGCGACCCAGAACCTGCTGCTGAACTTCGACGACATGGCCGGGCCGGGCAAGAACTACCTGCTCCGCTACGACCTCGACACCAAGAGATTCTCCGTGCTGGGCTGGGACTACAACCTGACCTTCAGCGGGAACATGGAGGCCGGGCCGGACGACTCGGCCGGAATGGGGGGCGGCGCGGGCGGCGGGGCGCCCGGCGGGCGGCAGGACGAGGACGCCGCCGGCCCGCCCCAGGGGATGCCCGGGGGACGCCCGGAGGGAATGCCGGAAGCTCCGCCCGAAGGGATGCCGCGGGGTGGTCCCGGGGGAGCGGGCGAGCAGGGCCGGGAACGCGGCCCCGGCGCGGCGGAACACCCGCTGAAGACCAGGTTCCTGGAGACGGACGCCTTCGACGAGGTCTACCTGACCGCGTACCAGGAGCTCTACCAACGGTTCTACGCCTCCGGAACGGCCGCGCAGCAGGTCGAGGCCATCGCCGGTCAGGCGCGTGCGGCGGGCGCCGGGTCCGAGGAGCTGGACACGGCCGTCTCCCAGCTCACCAGGACCGTCACCGACCGGGCCGCCGCCCTCGCGGAGGACGAGCAGGTGACCGGCTGAGCGCCCCGGCGCCCCGGCCCCTCCCGCGTGAGGAGGCCGGCGGCGCCGGCCCGCCCAGGTACCGCACCCTTCCCCTCCGGAGCAACCACCGTGCACGTCCAGCAGAGCGCCACCCGGGGGCCCGCGTCCGGGCACACGGTCCTGGTCGTCGAGGACGATCCCAGCATCCGCACCCTGCTCACCTCCGCCCTCGGCGCCGCCGGCTACACCGTGACCGGCGCCGCCACCGGGCAGGAGGCGATGGCCCTGGCCGGCGGCCGCCACCCGGACCTGATCGTCCTGGACGTCGTGCTGCCCGACACCGACGGCTACCGGATCACCCGCGACCTGCGGGCCCGCGGTGTCTACACGTGTCCGTGCTGTTCCTGACCGCCCGCACCGAGGTCGAGGACCGCATCATCGGGCTCAGCTCGGGCGGCGACGACTACGTGACCAAGCCCTTCCACGTCCAGGAGGTGCTGCTGCGCGTCCGCGCCATCCTGCGGCGCACCGGCCTGCCTCCCGCACCCGCCGACGCCCGCCCGGTCCTCGCCTACGCCGATCTCACCCTGGACGAGGACGCCCACGAGGTCCACCGCGCCGGACGCCTCGTGCGGCTCTCCCCGACCGAGTTCCGGCTGCTGGCCTGCCTCATGTCCCACCCCGAGCGGGTGCGCGGGAAGGGCGAGATCCTCCAGGAGGTCTGGCGCTACGGCTTCTCCGGAGACACCCGCATCGTCGACACCTACATCAAGAACCTGCGCCGGAAGGTCGACCGCGACCCGCCCGCGCTCCTGCACACCGTGCGCGGGGTGGGCTACTGCCTGCGCCTGCCGCGCCACGCACCGGGCGCGCGGTGAGGCCGCTCCGCGCGCCGCGGCCCCGCTCGCTGCGCGGCAGGCTCGTGCTCATCGCGGGGCTGCTGGCGACAGCGGCGGTGGCCGTGTGCCAGCTCGCCGGGCTCGCCGTCGTACGGGCCTGGCTCACCGACCAGGTCGACGACCGGCTCGCGCACTTCCGGCCTCCCGAGGGCGTCCACCGTGAGATCGCCGCCGGGAACGCCCCGCCCCCGCCCGGCCCCGGCGACGCCCTCCCCTCCGACTACCGGGTCTACTTCTACGACCGCGGGGGGCACCTGCTCGACACCTCCCTGGGCCAGGACGACGCCCCGGGCCCCCGGCTGCCCGAGACGGTGGGGGAACTGGCGCCCGACGGCGGCCGGGTGGCCACCGTGGCCTCGGCCGGCTCCTCCGGCTCCGACTGGCGGGTCCGCACCCATGACGGTCCCGACGGCATGCGCGCCGTCGTCGCCCTCCCGCTGGACACCGTCGACGGAGCCACCACCAAGCTGCGCTGGGTCGGCCTCACCCTGGGGGCCGCCGTCGCCGTGGGCGTCGTCACCCTCGGCGGCGCCGCCGTCCGGCTCGGGCTGCGGCCCCTGACCAGGGTGGAGCAGACCGCCCAGCAGATCACCGCGGGCGCCCTCCGGCTCAACGTGCCGGTCGACGACCCCGACACCGAGGTCGGCCGCCTTGGCCTCGCCCTCAACACCATGCTCGACCGGCTGCGGACCGCGCTGCACCGCACCGAGGGCTCCGAGCGGCACCTGCGGGTCTTCATGGCGGACGCCGGCCACGAGCTGCGCAACCCGCTCACCGCCATCCAGGGCTTCGCCGAACTCCTCCTGCACGAGCCCGCGATGAGCGCCGACCGGCGCCGCGAGGCGCACGGACTGATCCACCACAACGCCGAGCGGATGAGCCGCCTGGTCGACGACCTCCTCCTGCTGGCCAGGCTCGGCCACGGCCCCCGCCCGCACCGCGAGACCGCCGACCTGCTCTCGCTGTGCGCGGACGCCGTCGCCACCACCGCCGTCCACCACCCCCGGCACAGTTTCACGCTCACCCCGCTGAGCGCCGCCGGACCCGAGCACGACCTCGACATCGTGGAGACCACCGGCGACCCCCACCAGCTCGCCCAGATCCTCGGCAACCTCCTCGCCAACGCCGCCACCCACACCCCCGAGGGCACCCCCGTCCAGGTCAGGGTCGGCACCGCCGAGGCCGGCACCCGGGGCTGGGGCGGCGACCGGCCCGGCCGGGTGGCGACCGGTCCGCCGCCCGCCGGGACGCCCTGGTGCGTGGTGGAGATCGCCGACCGGGGTCCGGGCATCGCGCCGGCCGACGCCGCCCACGTCTTCGAGCGCTTCTACCGCGCCGGGCCCGGCGGCCGGGCGACACCCCCCGGAACCGGCCTCGGCCTCGCGATCGCCGCGGCCATCACCACCGGCCACCAGGGACGCCTGGAGCTGGACACCGCTCCCGGCCAGGGCTGCACCTTCCGCCTCCTGCTGCCGCACCCGGGCGCGGACCCGGCTCAGGGGCCGGTGGCCTCCGGCGTGTCCTCGTCGCCCGCCGCGAAGAGGTCGAGCTGACCGTCCCCGGTCTCCGCCGCGAAGAGCAGCGGCTGCTCCCCGTCGGGCGGGGCCTGGCGGAGGCTGCCGGTGCAGCTGACGAGGAAGCCGGGGGTGCCGTGGTCCGGCGGGTCGTGGCGGGCGAAGCGCCCGCCCGGGGTGGCGACCGAGCGGTGGCAGACGGGGCAGGTCTGGCGCGGATGGCGGTAGGACATGTGCCCAGGATGCCGCCCGCCGCCGACAGCGGGCCGGCTCGCCCCCGGACGACGGGCCCGCTCCGCCCGCGGGTAGGTTGACGCCTCACCACCGCCCCGCCCGCCCCGGGAGTCCCCGTGCCCGTCCCCGCCCGCCCCCGCCTCCTGCTCGTCACCGACCTCAGCTACCCGGCGCGCGGCCGCCGGTACGGCGAGGAGGACACCTGGCTCGCCTCCCGGCTGCGCGAGGAGTTCGACCTCGCCCTCTGCCACCCGCGGGACGCGCGGGCGCTCGCCGGCTCCTTCGACGCGGTCCTGGTCCGCAACAGCGGCCCCGTGCTGCACCACCGGGAGGCGTGGGAGGCCTTTCGCGCCCACGCGCTCGCCACCGGGCTGCGCGTCTACAACCCGCTGACCGGCAAGGGCGACATGGCCGGCAAGGGCTATCTCCTCGACCTGACCGCCGCCGGGTACCCGGTCATCCCCACCGTCGACCGGGCCGGGGACCTGCACCGGCTGCCCGAGGCGGCCTCGTACGCGGTCAAGCCGGTCGCGGGGGCGGACTCCGTCGGGCTGGAGTTCCTGCCACGGGAGGAGGTGGCCGCACGGCTGGACGGCACCGTCCTGGCCCAGCCGCGCGTCGACTTCCGGTACGAGGTGTCCTTCGTGTACGTCGACCGGGGCTTCCGGTACGCGCTGCACGCCCCGGACCCGGAGCGCCGCTGGGAGCTGGTGCCCTACGAGCCCACCGGCACGGACCTGGCCTTCGCCGGCCGGTTCGTCGAGTGGAACGGCCTCGCCCACGGGGTCACCCGGGTCGACGCCTGCCGCACCCGCGAGGGTGAGCTGCTCCTCGTCGAGCTGGAGGACCTCAACCCGTACCTCTCCCTGGACCTGCTGGGCGCCGAGGCGCGGGAGGGGTTCGTGGCGGCGCTCAAGCGGTCGCTGCGGAGGTTCCTCACCGAGGAACCGGACGTGGCCGCGGAGCGGTGAGCCACGGGGCCTCCCTCCTCACACCGGCCGGACGCGGGGCCGGGACCGCCCGCCCTCCGACCCGCCAGCACCCGGCCGGGACCGGGACCTTCGTCAGTGGAAGCCCCGCCGGGCCTGTCCTACGGTGGGAAGCGGGAGGCGATGACGATGACCTCGAGCTCGCAAGCCACCGACGCCGTCACGATCACCGAGGCGCACCTGGAGGACCTGGTGCGGGACGCCTGCGCCGCCCCCTCCATGCACAACGCCCAGCCGTGGGCCTACGTCTACCACCGGCGCTCCGGAGTCCTGGAGCTGCTGGCCGACGCCGCGCGGACGCTCCCCGAGGAGGACCCGCGCCGGCGTGCGCTCCACCTCGGCTGCGGTGCGGCCCTCTTCAACCTCCGGGTCGCGGCCGCCCGCGCGGGGCTGCACGCCTGGGTCTCGCCGCTGCCCCCCGCCACCGGCGGTGACGTGCTCGCCGCCGTACGGCTGCGCCGGGGTGAGGTCGAACGCGAGGCCGCCACCCTGCACCCGGCCGTCTCGGAGCGCCGCACCAACCGGCAGCCCTACGCGGAGACCCGGATCCCGGAGGTGGTACGCGACCAGCTCGACCGCGCCGCCACCGCCGAGCGGGCCCGGCTGGTCTTCCCCCAGGGCTGGCACTACCGGATGGTGCTCGACCTGCTCGCCGACGCCGAGGCCGGGGAGGCGCCGGGCCATCGTGCGGAGGAGCAGGGCTGGCTGCGCTCCGAGGAGGGGGAGACACCCGACGGCATTCCCCGCGGGGCGCTCGGCCCCCGGATGCGGGAGGGCGAGGCCGCGGTGCGGGAGTTCGGCGAGCACCCCGACCGGCCGTGGGCCGACTTCGAGCGGGAGCCGCAGATCGCCCTGCTCCTCACGCTCCGGGACGAGCCGGCCGACTGGCTCGCCGCCGGTCAGGCGCTCCAGCGCGTCCTGCTGACCGCGACCCGCGCCGGACTCAGCGCCGCCCCGGTCACCCGGGCCCTGGAAGAGCCCTCGCTGCGCTGGTTGCTGCGCGACCCCTCCGAGGGGCCCGGGCACGTCCAGATGGTGCTCCGGCTGGGGTACGGGCCGCCCGTTCCCCGGGGTACCGGCCGCCGCACCCCCGCCGAGGTGCTGACGGTCCGCGACTGAGGAGGACCGACCCGCCGCGAGCGGCCGGAGGCTTTCCGAGGGACTGCGGGCCGTTCGCACACCCGTGCGTGCACGATGGAGGGAGGAGCAGACGACCGCCGGGGGGCGACGATGACCGCGATGACCAAGCTGTACTACCGCTTCGTGTACTGGAGACGGCGGCTCGGCCGTTCCGTGCGCCCGGCGGCCGAGCCGCGCCGCCCGGCCCCCGCCCGGCGCCGGCTCGCGGTGAAGCGCGGCGCGTACCGCTTCCGGCCGCTGTACGTGTTCGCGGCGATCGTGGTGATCGTGCTGGCCCTCTCCTGGCTGCTGGCGGCGGGCGGCGCCGGGCGGGGGCCGCTGCCCTGGTAGCCGGGGCCGGCGGCGGTCACTCCCCGCGCAGGACCTCGCGCAGCGCGTCCAGCACGGCCGGGTCCTCGATGGTGGAGGGCACCGGTTCGTCCCGGCCGTCGGCCAGTGCGCGCATCGTCTTGCGGAGGATCTTGCCCGAGCGGGTCTTGGGCAGGGCCGGGACGACGTCCACCCGCCGGAAGGCGGCGACCGGGCCGATCTCCGCCCGCACCCGCGCCACCAGCTCGGCGGCCAGCCGCTCCGGGTCCTCGCCCGCCCCGGCCTTCGCCACCACCAGGCCGCGCGGCAACTGGCCCTTGAGCGGGTCGGCGGCGCCGATCACCGCGCATTCGGCGACCTCCGGGTGACCGGCGAGAACCGCCTCGATGGCGCCGGTCGACAGCCGGTGCCCGGCCACGTTGATCACATCGTCGGTGCGGCCCATGACGAAGAGGTAGCCGTCCTCGTCGAGGTAGCCGCCGTCGCCGGTCAGGTAGTACCCGGGGAAGGCCGAGAGGTACGAGGCCACGTACCGGTCGTCGTCGCCCCAGACGGTGGGCAGTGTCCCCGGGGGCAGCGGGAGCCGGACGGCGATGGCGCCCTCCTCGCCCGCCGCGCACTCCTGGCCGTCGGCCCGCAGCACCCGCACGTCGTACCCGGGGACGGGCACCGTCGGTGAGCCCGGCTTCAGCGGCAGCGGTTCGAGCCCCATCGGGTCGGCCGCGACCGGCCAGCCGGTCTCGGTCTGCCACCAGTGGTCGACCACCGGCACGCCGAGCTTCCCGCCCGCCCAGTGGTAGGTGTCGGGGTCGAGGCGCTCCCCCGCGAGGAAGAGGTGGCGCAGCGAGGAGGTGTCGTACGCGTCGAGCAGGCGGGCCTCCGGGTCGGCCTTGCGGATGGCGCGGAAGGCGGTGGGCGCGGTGAAGAGCGTCGACACCCGGTGGTCGGCGATCACCCGCCAGAAGGCGCCCGCGTCCGGCGTGCCGACCGGCTTGCCCTCGTAGAGGACGGTGGTGGCGCCGAGCAGCAGCGGGCCGTAGACGATGTAGGAGTGGCCGACCACCCAGCCGACGTCGGAGGCGGTCCAGAAGACGTCGCCGGGGGAGGCGTCGTAGATGTTCCGCATCGACCACAGCAGGGCCACCGCGTGGCCGCCGTTGTCCCGGACGATGCCCTTGGGGCGGCCGGTGGTCCCCGAGGTGTACAGCACGTACAGCGGATCGGTGGCGGCGACGGCGACCGGGTCCGCGGGGCGCGCGTGCGCCATCAGCTCCGCCCAGTCCAGGTCGCGCCCCGGCACCAGGCCGGCGGTGAGCTTCTCGCGCTGGAGGACCACACACCGCTCGGGCGCGTGCGCCGCCAGTTCCAGGGCGCGGTCGAGGATCGGATGGTAGGCGACGACCCGGGAGGGCTCGATGCCGCAGGAGGCGGCGACGACCACCTTCGGCCGTACGTCGTCGATCCGCACGGCCAGCTCGGAGGCGGCGAACCCGCCGAACACCACCGAGTGGACGGCGCCGATCCGCGCGCAGGCCAGCATCGCCACCACCGCCTCGGGGACCATCGGCATGTAGATCACCACCCGGTCGCCCTTCTCCACCCCCAGTTCGCGCAGCACCCCGGCGAACCGGGCGGTCTCGTCGAGGAGCCGGCTGTACGTCAGGGTCCGCCGGGAGCCGGTCACCGGCGAGTCGTGGATCAGCGCCGGCTGCTCGCCCCGGCCGAGCGCCACGTGCCGGTCGAGGGCGTTGGCGCAGGTGTTCAGCTCCCCGTCGGGGAACCAGCGGTACAGCGGTGCCGCCGCCGCGTCCAGCACCCGCCGCGGCTCGCGGGTCCAGCTCACCTCCCGGGCGGCCTCCCCCCAGAAGCGCTCGGGGTCGGTCAGGCTCAGTTCGTACGCCTCGCGGTACGTGCTCATCGGGCACCGTGGCCTTTCGGGGAACCCGGTGGCCGGCGGAGGCCGGGCCCGCCGGGCGGGTCGGATGGGGCGTGATGGTAGGGGCCGGGGCCCGTCCGGGGAAGCCCCTGACCGGCCCTGATCTGCGTCGATCCCCCCGTTCGGGGCGCCTTCGGCCCCCTCGGCCATACGCGGTGACCGGCGGTTACCCCGGCAGCGCCCGCGTATGCGGCCCGTCCGGCCGGGCGGCCGTCAGTCCTGCGGCACCAGCGTCAGGTAGGCCATGCCCAGCAGATCGCGGTAGCCGCGCAGCCAGGAGTCGCGCTGCCGGTCGACCCTGGCCCGTGTCTCGGCGGCCAGCGGGTGTTCCGGGTGGCCGGCCAGCCACACCTCGACGTCCTCGCGGTAGCCCGACTCGAACTCCTCCCACTCGGCGGGCGTGGCCGTCTCGATCCGGGCCGGGCGGAATCCGGCGGCGACCACCTCGTCCACCAGCTCCGGCAGCCCGGGATGGTCGCTCGCGGTCGCGTCGGGCCACATCCGGGCCAGCTCGCCGGAGGAGGGCGTCCGCTGCCAGAACCCCTCACCCAGCAGCACCCGCCCACCCGGCCGCACCAGCCGCCGCAGCTCCCGCAGCGCCTCGGGGACCAGGAGGGGCGGCGCCGCGTCGGTCAGGGCCTGCGAGGCACCGAGGCACAGCACCAGTTCGGCCGGGCCGTGCTCCGTCCCCGCCGCCTGTCCGGCGAGGAACTCGACCCGGTCGGCCAGGCCCCGCTCGGCAGCCAGCGCCCGGCCGCGCGCCAGGTCGTCCTCGTCCAGGTCCAGGCCGGTCCCGGTCGCGCCCGGCACCGCCGCGAGCACCCGGAGCATCAACTCGCCCCAGCCGCAACCGATGTCCAGCACCGTGGCCGGCCGGTGCGCGGCGAGCCGGGTGGTCAGATCGGCGGCGCGCGGCTCGCCGAGCGGGCCGTGGAAGGTGAGGGCACGGGGGCGGGGCGGGCCGGAGCGGGCGTCGGTGGAGGTCATGGGCCGCACGCTAGCGGGGGCGGGTGGACGCCGTCGCTCATTTTCCGCCGGGCGGGTCCGCGGCGCCGGGGCCCGGCGGGACGGCCGTCCGGTCGACGGTCCGGGCGAGGTGGTCGGCAAGGACCGTCCGGGCGTCGGGGGAGAGGGTGCGCAGCGCCACCATCGCCGTCACGATCACGTCGCACAACTCGGCCCGGACGTCGTCCCAGTCGTGACTGACGCCCTTGCGCGGGTTCTGCCCGACCGCGCCGATGACGGCCTGCGCCACCTCGCCCGTCTCCTCGGCGAGCTTCAGCATCCGCAGCAGCAGCGCCTCTCCGGGCGGCCGGCGGTTGTGCTCCTCCAGCCAGGCGTACAACGCCTCGACTCGGTCCCATGGTCCGGCCGGAGCGGGGGAGGGGCGGGGGTCCGGGCCGGGGGTGCCCGTGAGGTGTGCGTCCATGGGCGGACCCTGCCACGCCCCGCCGCGTCAGGCGGCCGGTTCCGGCAGCGGGACGCCCGCGCCCGTGACGCGGACGCGCGGATCGCCCGGGACCAGGGTGACGGTCAGGACGCCGGGGCGGCCCATGTCCTCGCCCTGGCGCAGGGTGAGTTCGGCACCGTCGGGGACGAGCCCGGCCTCGCGGGCGTAGGCGCCGAAGGCGAGGGCGGCGGCGCCGGTCGCCGGGTCCTCCACCACGCCGCCGACCGGGAACGGGTCGCGGACGTGGAAGACCAGCGGGTCGGCCGCGTCGCGCCACACCAGGTGGACCGTGGTCAGGCCGGTGCGCTCCATCAGCGCGCGCAGCCGGTCGAAGTCGTAGGCGAGGCGGGCCAGGCGGTCGCGGGTGGCGGCGGCCAGCACCAGGTGGCGGGCGCCGGCGTAGGCGACGCGGGGGGCGAGGGCCGGGTCGAGTTCGGCGCGCTCCCAGCCGAGGGCGGCCAGCGCCTCGGCGAGGTCGGCCTCGGCGAACTCCTCGGTGTGCGGGGCG
This window encodes:
- a CDS encoding PhzF family phenazine biosynthesis protein, whose translation is MSLADHPAPADPEPPVLRYAAFTRDPAGGNPAGVVLDAAGLDEATMLAVAARLGYSETAFLTPPPPGSTAAGGVRAYRARYFSPRAEVPFCGHATVATAVALGERYGAGEYLFHTQAGPVPVTVDERDGTLRATLTGVAPHTEEFAEADLAEALAALGWERAELDPALAPRVAYAGARHLVLAAATRDRLARLAYDFDRLRALMERTGLTTVHLVWRDAADPLVFHVRDPFPVGGVVEDPATGAAALAFGAYAREAGLVPDGAELTLRQGEDMGRPGVLTVTLVPGDPRVRVTGAGVPLPEPAA
- a CDS encoding Acg family FMN-binding oxidoreductase, whose protein sequence is MTMTSSSQATDAVTITEAHLEDLVRDACAAPSMHNAQPWAYVYHRRSGVLELLADAARTLPEEDPRRRALHLGCGAALFNLRVAAARAGLHAWVSPLPPATGGDVLAAVRLRRGEVEREAATLHPAVSERRTNRQPYAETRIPEVVRDQLDRAATAERARLVFPQGWHYRMVLDLLADAEAGEAPGHRAEEQGWLRSEEGETPDGIPRGALGPRMREGEAAVREFGEHPDRPWADFEREPQIALLLTLRDEPADWLAAGQALQRVLLTATRAGLSAAPVTRALEEPSLRWLLRDPSEGPGHVQMVLRLGYGPPVPRGTGRRTPAEVLTVRD
- a CDS encoding MazG-like family protein, producing MDAHLTGTPGPDPRPSPAPAGPWDRVEALYAWLEEHNRRPPGEALLLRMLKLAEETGEVAQAVIGAVGQNPRKGVSHDWDDVRAELCDVIVTAMVALRTLSPDARTVLADHLARTVDRTAVPPGPGAADPPGGK
- a CDS encoding sensor histidine kinase, which translates into the protein MRPLRAPRPRSLRGRLVLIAGLLATAAVAVCQLAGLAVVRAWLTDQVDDRLAHFRPPEGVHREIAAGNAPPPPGPGDALPSDYRVYFYDRGGHLLDTSLGQDDAPGPRLPETVGELAPDGGRVATVASAGSSGSDWRVRTHDGPDGMRAVVALPLDTVDGATTKLRWVGLTLGAAVAVGVVTLGGAAVRLGLRPLTRVEQTAQQITAGALRLNVPVDDPDTEVGRLGLALNTMLDRLRTALHRTEGSERHLRVFMADAGHELRNPLTAIQGFAELLLHEPAMSADRRREAHGLIHHNAERMSRLVDDLLLLARLGHGPRPHRETADLLSLCADAVATTAVHHPRHSFTLTPLSAAGPEHDLDIVETTGDPHQLAQILGNLLANAATHTPEGTPVQVRVGTAEAGTRGWGGDRPGRVATGPPPAGTPWCVVEIADRGPGIAPADAAHVFERFYRAGPGGRATPPGTGLGLAIAAAITTGHQGRLELDTAPGQGCTFRLLLPHPGADPAQGPVASGVSSSPAAKRSS
- a CDS encoding propionyl-CoA synthetase, with translation MAEGAEGAPNGGIDADQGRSGASPDGPRPLPSRPIRPARRARPPPATGFPERPRCPMSTYREAYELSLTDPERFWGEAAREVSWTREPRRVLDAAAAPLYRWFPDGELNTCANALDRHVALGRGEQPALIHDSPVTGSRRTLTYSRLLDETARFAGVLRELGVEKGDRVVIYMPMVPEAVVAMLACARIGAVHSVVFGGFAASELAVRIDDVRPKVVVAASCGIEPSRVVAYHPILDRALELAAHAPERCVVLQREKLTAGLVPGRDLDWAELMAHARPADPVAVAATDPLYVLYTSGTTGRPKGIVRDNGGHAVALLWSMRNIYDASPGDVFWTASDVGWVVGHSYIVYGPLLLGATTVLYEGKPVGTPDAGAFWRVIADHRVSTLFTAPTAFRAIRKADPEARLLDAYDTSSLRHLFLAGERLDPDTYHWAGGKLGVPVVDHWWQTETGWPVAADPMGLEPLPLKPGSPTVPVPGYDVRVLRADGQECAAGEEGAIAVRLPLPPGTLPTVWGDDDRYVASYLSAFPGYYLTGDGGYLDEDGYLFVMGRTDDVINVAGHRLSTGAIEAVLAGHPEVAECAVIGAADPLKGQLPRGLVVAKAGAGEDPERLAAELVARVRAEIGPVAAFRRVDVVPALPKTRSGKILRKTMRALADGRDEPVPSTIEDPAVLDALREVLRGE
- a CDS encoding CotH kinase family protein — encoded protein: MTGTSTTGGRKRRLRDRLPVRLRHHWKPVATLGVGLVMMVAFLGDVRISPYVTSTSRVEADAITDDVTGTVALYDTSVAHTVQLTYEQTDFDKMMKEFEEDGTKDYIKADLVIDGVYLDDVGLRLKGNSTLMSLRGDGDSPGGRALPGAPQGGDGQAAQDPGTGDAGTDDAGGGRGGRGGGMTQYDLSADKPEELPWLVKIDEYAEGRAYQGEREISLRPGSDGQVPLNEALSLSLTGSSGQKAERYAFTSVEVNGGTAATRLMVENPDTDYAEELGDGNAVLYKARAGSSFTYQGDDPSAYESSFKQLNKKGSQDLEPVMKLIKWVENASDEEFARDLDQYVDVESLAAYVATQNLLLNFDDMAGPGKNYLLRYDLDTKRFSVLGWDYNLTFSGNMEAGPDDSAGMGGGAGGGAPGGRQDEDAAGPPQGMPGGRPEGMPEAPPEGMPRGGPGGAGEQGRERGPGAAEHPLKTRFLETDAFDEVYLTAYQELYQRFYASGTAAQQVEAIAGQARAAGAGSEELDTAVSQLTRTVTDRAAALAEDEQVTG
- a CDS encoding class I SAM-dependent methyltransferase, whose product is MTSTDARSGPPRPRALTFHGPLGEPRAADLTTRLAAHRPATVLDIGCGWGELMLRVLAAVPGATGTGLDLDEDDLARGRALAAERGLADRVEFLAGQAAGTEHGPAELVLCLGASQALTDAAPPLLVPEALRELRRLVRPGGRVLLGEGFWQRTPSSGELARMWPDATASDHPGLPELVDEVVAAGFRPARIETATPAEWEEFESGYREDVEVWLAGHPEHPLAAETRARVDRQRDSWLRGYRDLLGMAYLTLVPQD